The Promicromonospora sukumoe genome includes the window GGAAGCCCCCGGATTCCAGGCGGCTTTGCTGGCGCAGGGGACATCCTATGCCTGTGCTAGCCTGACCTCCGCCGCTCAGTTCATCGTCGAACTAAAACCCCGACGATCCGGAGGCGGCGACCCCTGTCCCACAGTCGACAGTGCTGAGGGCCGGCCAATAGTTCAACGCTGTACTAGGAGTCGAGTCAATGAGATCGTTCGGCGGCCGCTGGGCGCCTTACCTCTACGTGGCGCCCATCGTGATCATCGCCGGCGTGCTGCTGTACTTCTCGATCGGGTTCGCCGTCTACGCGAGCCTGACCGACTGGAACGGCCTGACGCGCATGGAGTTCATCGGGCTGGCGAACTACACCGAGCTCTTCCAGGACCGGACGTTCTACATCGCCCTGGGCAACACGGTGAAGTTCATGCTCGCGACGGTCACGCTGCAGGCCGTCCTGGGCCTCCTGATCGCCGTGATCGCCAAGGAGCGCATCCCCGGGAGCAACTTCTTCAAGGCGCTGTTCTTCGCGCCCATCGCGATGGCTCCCGCGATCATCGCGACCGTCTTCAAGTACATGCTCGAGGCCAACTACGGCGCGCTGAACGAGACCCTGCGCGCGGTGGGGCTGCTCGGCGCCAACGAGACCATCCAGTGGCTCGGCGCCGACCTCGGCGTCTGGTCCATCTCGGCCATCAACGTGTTCTCGTGGATGGGCTTCTCGATGATGGTCTACTTCGCAGGCCTGATGGCGATCCCCGACGAGCTCTACGAGGCCGCGGAGCTCGACGGCGCCGGGTGGTGGCGCCGGCTGTTCAGCATCACCATCCCGTCGCTGCGCGGCACCACGAGCGTGCTGATCACCCTCGGCATCGTCGGGTCGCTGAAGACCTTCGACACCGTGTGGCTGACGACGCAGGGCGGGCCCGGCGTCTCGACCCACTTCCTCAGCACCTTCCTCTACCAGGCGCGACTCGACCGGGAGGCCGGCTACTCGTCCGCGATCGGCATCGTCATCCTCGTCGTCGCCTTCGCCCTGGCCGTCGTCCAGATGCGTCTCAGCAACCGGGAGAACTGACCGATGAAGCGCAAGAGGCTCCTCGCCTGGTTCGCCATGTACGCGGTGCTCGTGGTCCTCGCGATCATGTGGACCTACCCCATCGTGGTCGCCATCCAGAAGTCGTTCGCCGTCGGCGGCGTCGGCAACTACACCGCGGTCCTGAACCACGACCAGTTCAACTACTGGTCGGCGATCGGGAACAGCTTCCTGATGGCCGGCGGGTCCACGGTGATCATCGTCGTCATCTCCTGCCTGGGCGGCTTCGCCTTCTCCCGGATGCGGTTCCCCGGGCGGGTCTTCCTCTACCGGGCACTGCTCGCGTGCCTCGCCGTGCCCGTCGCCTCCGTGGTGACGCCGCTGTTCTTCTCGATCAACAGCCTC containing:
- a CDS encoding carbohydrate ABC transporter permease, whose translation is MRSFGGRWAPYLYVAPIVIIAGVLLYFSIGFAVYASLTDWNGLTRMEFIGLANYTELFQDRTFYIALGNTVKFMLATVTLQAVLGLLIAVIAKERIPGSNFFKALFFAPIAMAPAIIATVFKYMLEANYGALNETLRAVGLLGANETIQWLGADLGVWSISAINVFSWMGFSMMVYFAGLMAIPDELYEAAELDGAGWWRRLFSITIPSLRGTTSVLITLGIVGSLKTFDTVWLTTQGGPGVSTHFLSTFLYQARLDREAGYSSAIGIVILVVAFALAVVQMRLSNREN